AATGACGGTGTGTACGAATGCCGTTCCGATCCTGGGACGCCAATTCTTGGCGGAGTCGCCGCGATTACCGGTGCGGTGGGCCGTCTGTATCGCGTTGTGCTTACTTTGTTGTCGGCTCACGAACTTGTGGCCGCCGCCGTCGGGAATGTTGCCGAACTTGGTGACATCGACGTGAATCAGCGCGCCGGGATGAGCGTGCTCGTAGCGGCGCAGTGGCTCACCGGTAGCGCGATCGATGGCCGACAGGCGGTTGATCCGACAACGGGTCAGCACTGCGTGCACAGTCGATGCCGGCATGCCCAAGCGTCCGGCGATCTGCACGGGCCCGAGCCGGTGACGCCACCGCACGCCGACTATCTGTCGCACGAGCTCAGGCGCAGTGCGGGTGGGGCTGATCCGCGGCCGGGAGCTGCGGTCAATCATCCCGAGCGCACCTTCGGCGCGGAAGCGGTCGGCCCACTTCTTGGCAGTTCGCGGTGCGACCATGAACATCTTGGCGGCCTCGGCGTAGGTCCAGCCACCCTCGACGATCAGCTCAGCGAGCCTCAACCGAGCACGCGGGGTCAAAGCAGCATTAGCGTGGGACACGAAGGCCTCCTGGTTTGTGAAGCGGTTCCTAGACAGCTCCACTTCACAACGGGAGGCCTTCACCTGTCACACAGGCTCACCGATACCAAACAGGACAACGTCCCTGGACATCACAACTAGTCGTAACCGTGCCGCATGTCCTCGACGATGCGCGGGTTGTCCAGGGTCGACGGGTCCAGCGGACGCGGGCGGGTGTCGTCCGGAAACACCGTGGCGGCGTCGAGGACGCGCTGGTTGAGGAAGCGCAGTGGGGGCGCGTTGGGCGGCACGGTGGGTGCGGGTGCGCTGCCCCCGCGGCGCGCCAGGGCGAAACCCCAGTCGCCGAACGTCGGCACGTACACGTGGTACGGCGTCACGGCGTAGCCGGCCGCGCGGATTGAGGAGGCGGTGCGCCAGAACGCCGTCTGCGTCGAGAACGGGCTGCCCGCCTGCACGACCATCAGCCCGCCGGCCGCCAGCGCGTGCCCGGCCAGCGCGTAGAACTCGGTCGAATAGAGCCGGCCAAGGACGGGGGTGTCGGGGTCGGGAAGGTCGACGATGACCGCGTCGAATCCCGCGGGCGGGACGACGTCCGGGTGCGGCGAGCGCAACCAGCGCATCGCGTCGTCGATCACCACCTCGACGCGCGGGCTGTCCAGCGAACCGCCGTTAGCCCCGCGCATGGTGGTGCGGGCGAGCTGGATCACCGCGGGGTCGAGCTCCACCTGCACGATCTTCGTGATGCCCGGCTGACGCAGCAGTTCGCGGGCCGCCAACCCGTCGCCGCCCCCGAGGACGAGGACCGATCGTGGGTTGGCCCCAAGCGCGGGGTAGACCAGGCTTTCGGTGTAGCGGTACTCGTCCCGGGTGGAAAACTGCAGGCCGCCGTCCAGGTAGAGCCGCATGTCGTTGCCGCGCCGGGTGACCACGATCTCTTGGTAGGCCGAGTGCTGGTAGGCGATGATCGGGTCGGCGTAGAGCCGTTGCCTGCTCGTCGTCTCGATGTCGGCCGAGCGGGCCAGCAGCGTAGCCAGCAGCGCGAGCGCCGCGGCGAGCGCGCACAGCGCCGTCAGCAGTTGCCGGGTCGAGACGATCCGGCGCAGCACGAAGATCGCCACGACGACCGCGGCGAGCAGGTTGACGATTCCGGTGGCCGCCGCGCCCCGGATCATGCCCAGCTGCGGCAGCAGCAGGAACGGCCACACCAGGCCGCCCAGCAGCGCGCCGAGGTAGTCGGCGGCGTTGAGGTTGGCCAGCGTCCGGCCCGTGTCGGCGGCACCGGCGCTGCGGCCGCGTTGCAGCATCGTCATCAACAGCGGCACCTCGGCGCCGACCAGCCCACCGATCAGGGCGGTGCCCAACGCCAGCATCCACATCGACTCGTCGTCGATGAAGGCGAACACCGTGTACAGCGCCGCGGCGGACAAGCCGCCGACGACGCTCAGCAGCACCTCCACCGCCACGAACGCGATGGCCGCGTGCGCCAGCAGCGGCTTGACGACGAGGGCGCCCACCCCCAGCGCCGCGATGTAGCCGGCGACGATCAGTGACGTGGCGACGATGCCGCCGCCATTCAGGCTCGCCGCCAGCGTCAGCAGCGCGAGTTCGTAGATGATCCCGGACGCCGCGCACGCCGCGACGGCGGCCAGCAGCACGGCCCGCCAGCGCACCGACGGCTCGGGCCGGCTTATCTCCGACGCCGGCGCACCAACCGAAGTCATGACACCGCAGCGGCCGTGACGCCTCCCACCGCGAGCAATATCAGCGCCACCGCGAAGGATCCCGGGTGCAGCTCCGGCTCGTCGATGTGCTCGTGGAAACTACCCGGGATCAGCAGGTGCATTGTGAGCAGCGCTACCCCGAGCAGGATCACGCCCATCAGGCCGTACACCGCCACGCCGACCAGCCCCTGGCCCAGCTGGCTATAGCTGTTCGCGATGGCGGTGATGATGACCACGGTCAGGGCGATGTACATCGCGCCCGCGACGATGACGGCGTTGGGGCGGCGGTCGATGAACACCAGCCGGCGCAGATTGCCCGGGGTCAACACGTCGACGGCGTAGAACCCGATGAGGAGTACGGCCATGCCGACCAGGAAGTACAGGATCGTCGCGACTGCGCCTTTGAGGACGGGATTGAGGTCGACGGTGCCGATCTCGACGGCGAGGTACATGGTTCCTTACCTTTCTTGGAGGGTGGTTGTTGCCCTCGGCCGTAGGCTTTCAACTGCCCGGGGACGTCGGGTATGGCTTTCATGGTTTTGCTGTCTTCGATGGCCGAAGGAGATTGGCCGCCCGGGGTCCCGCGACGACTCGACCGCTAATTGAGAGATGCGATGTGATCGCTGTGTAAGGACACGCCGGCGTGGTCGTCTGCTGGGTTGATAGAAACCGAGACGGGAACGGAGGTGGTTGTGGCACAACCTGTGTGGGCTGGTGTGGACGCCGGGAAAGCGGACCATTACGGCGTGGTCATCGACGCTGAGGGCAAGTCGTTGCTGTCGCGGCGCGTCGCTAATGACGAGGCCGCGCTGCTGGAGTTGATCGACATGGTCGCGGCGCTGGCTGATGGCGGAGAAGTCACTTGGGCGATTGACCTCAACGCCGGCGGCGCTGCATTGCTGATCACGCTGCTGATCGCTGCCCAGCAGCGGCTGCTCTACATTCCCGGCCGCACTGTTCACCACGCCTCGGGTGGCTACCGCGGCGACGGCAAGACCGACGCCAAAGACGCTGCGGTGATTGCCGATCAGGCCCGGATGCGCCGCGACCTGCAACCGTTGCGCCCCGGCGACGACATCGCCGTCGAACTGCGCATCCTGACCAGTCGGCGCGCCGATCTGGTGGCCGATCGCACCCGCGCGATCAATCGGCTGCGCGCCCAGCTGCTGGAATACTTCCCGGCCCTGGAACGTGGCTTTGACTACAGCAAAAGCAAGGCCGCGCTGATCCTGCTCACCGGCTATCAAACCCCCGACGGGCTGCGCCGGGCCGGTGCCGCCCGGGTGGCAGCCTTTTTGCATAAACGCAAGGCCCGCAACGCCGATGCGGTCGCAACCGCCGCCATCGAGGCAGCCAACGCCCAACACACCATCGTGCCCGGACAACAGCTTGCCGCGGGCGTGGTCGCCCGCTTGGCTAAGGAGGTGATGGCCCTCGACACCGAAATCGGCGACACCGACGCGATGATCGAGGACCGATTTCGCCGCCACCGCCACGCCGAAATCATCCTGAGCATGCCCGGCTTCGGCGTCATCCTCGGCGCCGAGTTCCTCGCCGCCACCGGCGGCGACATGAGCGCCTTCCCCTCCGTCGACCGCCTCGCCGGCGTCTCGGGTCTGGCCCCAGTACCGCGAGATTCGGGCCGCATCAGCGGCAACCTCAAACGCCCCCGCCGCTACGACCGGCGCCTGCTGCGCGCCTGCTACCTGTCCGCTCTGGTCAGCATCCGCACCGATCCCGCCTCGCGCACCTACTACGACCGCAAACGCGCCGAAGGGAAACGCCACACCCAAGCCGTCTTGGCCCTGGCCCGTCGCCGACTCAACGTCCTGTGGGCCATGCTGCGCGACCACGCCGTCTACCAACCCGCAACCACTACTGCGGCGGCTTGACAACGTCATTGAGAATCTCCTTTGTGGTGGTGAGCCGTCATTTGGTTCCGCCGGGGCCGCCGGGCGTCCCTCCGGCGCCGCCCGACGGGGATCCCGGGTTGAAGCCGGGCCCGAGGAAGATGAAGGCGCCGTGGTTGTATCCGGCGCTCAGCGGTTCGACCCGAATGCTGCACGGATAGTCGCCGTCCGGACCGACGATCACGATGTTGTTGCTGTAGCGCAGATACTCGCTATTGCCGTTGGCGGCACGCGCCTCGGGGGCCTGATACTCGGCGAGCGTGTCCGCCACGTCGTTGGGCGATCCGCTGCACTGGTAGCGCGTCCCGTTCACATCGTGCGAGTACTCGTGGTAGTGGCCGGCGATATACGAACCAATGTTCTTCTGCAGCAAGATGATTCCGGGCACCAGGCACGCGACGGCGGCGACCGCCAGCGCACCGGCGATCACGAACAGGCGGTTGCGGCTCACGGATGCCACCGACTCGTCGTGTGGATGACCATTCCGCCGGAGCCGGCCGGATACAGGTGCCAGGTCCGCCAACGCCAACCCGCGCCGTCGGGTTCGGCGGCCAACGCGGTCAGCGCGGCGTCATCACCGGGGAAAGAGCCACCCAGCCAACCCTTTTCGCGCGCGCAGCGGTCACGAAGGTCGCGCGCCATGCGGCGGAAGGTGCGCTCGTCGTACGTGTCGGCGCGGGATTCCAGGGAATAGCCGGGCGCGGAGGTCCGCTCCGGCAGGTCGACGCCCAGCCCGCGTGCCGTGCAGGAGACTTCCTCGGAGAACCGGCCCGCGGCATGCTCGACCGTCACGACGTGCGAAGCGCCGAGGACCCCGAGCAGCAGCGCGCCACCGCCGGGGTGGCGCAGACGGCAGGTCGCCAGCGGTGGCGGTGCGGGCGCGTTGAGCGCGAGTCCGAGCTTCAGCCCGGACACGTCCGAAGGAGCTACGGCGAGCTGATGAAGCGGCACTGCGCGTTCCTACGCGGAGGAGGGCGGGGGCGCCGGATACACGGTCAGCTCGCCGGCCAGCACCGGTTTGCCGGTCGAGACCTCCCACGGCATGTTCGGAGCCCAGCGCTCGAACGAGAGCAGCGCGGACTCATCGGAGTTGGCGCAGTCGATGAACTCCATCTCGCCGCCCGCCGGCAGGCCGGTGGTGCCCTCGGTGGTGAACGAGGCGCGACCGCGTTCGGACTCGCGGAACGTCACCCCGTCGACGACGTACTGATCGCCCGGCTGCAGCGCGAGGTCCTTGCGGCTGACCCACATCGCCAGCTCGAGGCGTCCGTCGTCCTCCTCGACGCTGAACCAGATCGGCTGTTCGCCGCCCTCCAGCAGGTGTTCCCACCACACGAACGGGCCCTCGCGGTACGTCACCGATCCGCGGACCACGTAGTCCACACCGCCGTAGCTGACGATGGCGCCGGGGCCCAGTTGCCGGGGGCCGAATTCCGGCATCGCGTTGAACGACAAGGGGTCCTGGCGGCCGCGTGGCGGGCCCGGTTGCTTGGGGCGTCGCAAAGCGATGATGAGCACGACGATGGACGCGGTGAACAGCACGATCGCGATAATGACCAGCAGTGATCCCACGCGTACCCTTCCGTTGCCACATTGCTTGAGCGAACGTCGGCTAAAGCTAACAGCTTTTCCGGGGGTTCGGCGCTGTAACGTCCCGACGCGGGAATTGGCGGCGCCGCCGCGTGTCCTCCGCGGAGCCGTCGGTCCCGGCCGCTAGGGTATCGAACAGCTGTTCTACAGGTGGGAGCGGGCAATGCGCGTGATGGGCGTCGACCCCGGACTGACCCGATGCGGACTGTCGGTCGTGGAAAGTGGGCGCGGGCGAAACGTGGTCGCGCTGGACGTCGACGTGGTGCGCACCCCGTCGAATGCGCCGTTGGCCAAGAGGCTGCTGGCAATCAGCGACGCCGTCGAGCATTGGCTGGCCACCCACCAACCGGACGTCGTGGCCATCGAGCGGGTGTTCTCCCAACTGAACGTGACGACGGTGATGGGCACCGCACAGGCCGGCGGGGTGGTCGCGCTGGCGGCGGCCCGGCGCGGCATCGACGTGCACTTCCACACCCCGAGCGAGGTCAAGGCCGCGGTGACCGGAAACGGCGCCGCGGACAAGGCCCAGGTCACCGCGATGATCACCAAAATCCTTGCCCTGCAAGCCAAACCGACACCGGCCGACGCCGCGGACGCGCTGGCGTTGGCGGTCTGCCATTGCTGGAGGGCGCCGATGATGGCCCGGATGGCCGCGGCCGAGGCGCTGTCCGCGCAACAGCGGCACGCCTACCTGGCCAAGCTGAAGGCCGCGCGATGATCGCCTCGGTGCGCGGGGAGGTGCTCCATGTGGCGCTCGATCACGCCGTGATCGAGGCCGCCGGAGTCGGCTACCGGGTGAACGCGACGCCGTCGACGCTCGCGACGCTGCGCACCGGGACCGAGGCCCGGCTGATCACTGCGATGGTGGTGCGCGAGGACTCGATGACGCTGTACGGGTTCGGCGACTCCGACACCCGGGATCTGTTCCTGACGCTGCTGACGGTGTCGGGGGTGGGGCCCCGGCTGGCGATGGCGACGCTGGCGGTTTACGACGCCGGAGCGCTGCGGCAGGTGTTGCACGACGGCGA
This genomic interval from Mycobacterium sp. SMC-2 contains the following:
- a CDS encoding DUF350 domain-containing protein, encoding MYLAVEIGTVDLNPVLKGAVATILYFLVGMAVLLIGFYAVDVLTPGNLRRLVFIDRRPNAVIVAGAMYIALTVVIITAIANSYSQLGQGLVGVAVYGLMGVILLGVALLTMHLLIPGSFHEHIDEPELHPGSFAVALILLAVGGVTAAAVS
- the ruvA gene encoding Holliday junction branch migration protein RuvA; the encoded protein is MIASVRGEVLHVALDHAVIEAAGVGYRVNATPSTLATLRTGTEARLITAMVVREDSMTLYGFGDSDTRDLFLTLLTVSGVGPRLAMATLAVYDAGALRQVLHDGDVAALTRVPGIGKRGAERMVLELRDKVGAVAPGAPVLNGNAVRGPVVEALVGLGFAVKQAEEATDKVLATEHDATTSGALRAALSLLGKSK
- a CDS encoding polyamine aminopropyltransferase, producing the protein MTSVGAPASEISRPEPSVRWRAVLLAAVAACAASGIIYELALLTLAASLNGGGIVATSLIVAGYIAALGVGALVVKPLLAHAAIAFVAVEVLLSVVGGLSAAALYTVFAFIDDESMWMLALGTALIGGLVGAEVPLLMTMLQRGRSAGAADTGRTLANLNAADYLGALLGGLVWPFLLLPQLGMIRGAAATGIVNLLAAVVVAIFVLRRIVSTRQLLTALCALAAALALLATLLARSADIETTSRQRLYADPIIAYQHSAYQEIVVTRRGNDMRLYLDGGLQFSTRDEYRYTESLVYPALGANPRSVLVLGGGDGLAARELLRQPGITKIVQVELDPAVIQLARTTMRGANGGSLDSPRVEVVIDDAMRWLRSPHPDVVPPAGFDAVIVDLPDPDTPVLGRLYSTEFYALAGHALAAGGLMVVQAGSPFSTQTAFWRTASSIRAAGYAVTPYHVYVPTFGDWGFALARRGGSAPAPTVPPNAPPLRFLNQRVLDAATVFPDDTRPRPLDPSTLDNPRIVEDMRHGYD
- a CDS encoding DUF2617 family protein gives rise to the protein MPLHQLAVAPSDVSGLKLGLALNAPAPPPLATCRLRHPGGGALLLGVLGASHVVTVEHAAGRFSEEVSCTARGLGVDLPERTSAPGYSLESRADTYDERTFRRMARDLRDRCAREKGWLGGSFPGDDAALTALAAEPDGAGWRWRTWHLYPAGSGGMVIHTTSRWHP
- a CDS encoding IS110 family transposase — translated: MVVAQPVWAGVDAGKADHYGVVIDAEGKSLLSRRVANDEAALLELIDMVAALADGGEVTWAIDLNAGGAALLITLLIAAQQRLLYIPGRTVHHASGGYRGDGKTDAKDAAVIADQARMRRDLQPLRPGDDIAVELRILTSRRADLVADRTRAINRLRAQLLEYFPALERGFDYSKSKAALILLTGYQTPDGLRRAGAARVAAFLHKRKARNADAVATAAIEAANAQHTIVPGQQLAAGVVARLAKEVMALDTEIGDTDAMIEDRFRRHRHAEIILSMPGFGVILGAEFLAATGGDMSAFPSVDRLAGVSGLAPVPRDSGRISGNLKRPRRYDRRLLRACYLSALVSIRTDPASRTYYDRKRAEGKRHTQAVLALARRRLNVLWAMLRDHAVYQPATTTAAA
- the ruvC gene encoding crossover junction endodeoxyribonuclease RuvC gives rise to the protein MRVMGVDPGLTRCGLSVVESGRGRNVVALDVDVVRTPSNAPLAKRLLAISDAVEHWLATHQPDVVAIERVFSQLNVTTVMGTAQAGGVVALAAARRGIDVHFHTPSEVKAAVTGNGAADKAQVTAMITKILALQAKPTPADAADALALAVCHCWRAPMMARMAAAEALSAQQRHAYLAKLKAAR
- a CDS encoding DUF4247 domain-containing protein — encoded protein: MSRNRLFVIAGALAVAAVACLVPGIILLQKNIGSYIAGHYHEYSHDVNGTRYQCSGSPNDVADTLAEYQAPEARAANGNSEYLRYSNNIVIVGPDGDYPCSIRVEPLSAGYNHGAFIFLGPGFNPGSPSGGAGGTPGGPGGTK
- a CDS encoding DUF4178 domain-containing protein → MGSLLVIIAIVLFTASIVVLIIALRRPKQPGPPRGRQDPLSFNAMPEFGPRQLGPGAIVSYGGVDYVVRGSVTYREGPFVWWEHLLEGGEQPIWFSVEEDDGRLELAMWVSRKDLALQPGDQYVVDGVTFRESERGRASFTTEGTTGLPAGGEMEFIDCANSDESALLSFERWAPNMPWEVSTGKPVLAGELTVYPAPPPSSA
- a CDS encoding IS481 family transposase, coding for MSHANAALTPRARLRLAELIVEGGWTYAEAAKMFMVAPRTAKKWADRFRAEGALGMIDRSSRPRISPTRTAPELVRQIVGVRWRHRLGPVQIAGRLGMPASTVHAVLTRCRINRLSAIDRATGEPLRRYEHAHPGALIHVDVTKFGNIPDGGGHKFVSRQQSKHNAIQTAHRTGNRGDSAKNWRPRIGTAFVHTVIDDHSRMAYAEICTNEKAATAIGVLQRAVAWFAERGVTVERVLSDNGSAYRSSAWRDACAELRITPKRTRPYRPQTNGKIERFHRTLADGWAYAQLYESTEQRDTALPGWLHFYNHHRAHSAIGGQPPVTRLTNLPGHHN